A single Triticum dicoccoides isolate Atlit2015 ecotype Zavitan chromosome 2A, WEW_v2.0, whole genome shotgun sequence DNA region contains:
- the LOC119355156 gene encoding ribonuclease P protein subunit p25-like, whose protein sequence is MDRYQRVEKPREEAPIGANEIRITAQGRTRNYITYALALLQEEATDEIVIKAMGRAINKTVAIVELLKRRIAGLHQNNSIESINITDTWEPLEEGLNVLETTRHVSLITITLSKKELDTSSPGYQLPIPADQVRPPTEFDQDAEDVPSGRGRGRGRRGRGRGRGGFSDGGADYDDENGDMEGPQGYRGRGRGRGRRGSFGPGRGYGGDGYGYVNEEAGGYHGMEHNGPPVQGYEGDGGRGRGRGRGRGRGRGRGRGGGRGRGPFPQGPPQE, encoded by the exons ATGGATCGCTACCAGCGAGTCGAGAAGCCGCGGGAGGAGGCGCCCATCGGCGCCAACGAGATCCGCATCACGGCGCAGGGCCGCACCCGCAACTACATCACCTACGCCCTCGCCCTGCTCCAG GAAGAAGCCACAGATGAAATTGTTATAAAGGCTATGGGAAGGGCTATCAACAAGACAGTGGCCATTGTGGAGCTTCTCAAG AGAAGGATTGCTGGTCTCCATCAGAATAACTCCATCGAATCAATCAATATAACTGACACTTGGGAGCCGTTGGAAGAAGGCCTGAATGT ACTTGAGACTACTCGCCATGTTTCCTTGATTACCATTACCTTGTCAAAGAAAGAGCTGGATACATCGTCTCCTGG TTACCAGCTACCGATACCAGCTGATCAGGTCAGGCCACCAACAGAATTTGATCAGGATGCAGAGGATGTGCCAAGTGGCCGTGGAAGAGGCCGTGGTCGCCGGGGAAGGGGCAGGGGAAGAG GAGGGTTCAGTGATGGAGGGGCAGATTATGATGATGAGAATGGAGACATGGAAGGTCCACAGGGATATCGTGGCAGAGGGAGAGGAAGGGGTAGGCGTGGGTCCTTTGGGCCTGGAAGGGGTTATGGTGGTGATGGCTATGGCTATGTAAATGAAGAAGCTGGTGGGTATCATGGCATGGAGCATAATGGACCTCCTGTGCAAGGATATG AAGGTGATGgaggccgtggccgtggccgtggccgtggccgtggccgcggCCGCGGACGCGGACGCGGTGGGGGTCGTGGCCGTGGACCATTCCCCCAAGGACCTCCTCAAGAGTAG